In one window of Helianthus annuus cultivar XRQ/B chromosome 17, HanXRQr2.0-SUNRISE, whole genome shotgun sequence DNA:
- the LOC110925267 gene encoding uncharacterized protein LOC110925267: MPSNSWWPSSSDDEEDMFFANAVLQAGQILIEEEEEEEEEDVSSKNVITRRIRINIDRQGAHEKLVNDYFSDEPLYNDEIFRRRFRMSRRLFTRIANDLAGLDPFFTQRPDARNYEGFTTLQKCTTAIRQLAYGTVADALDEYLQMSARTTRECLYRFCYNVVKLYSKKYLRKPNSYDVQQLYQAHEARHGFPGMLGSIDCMHWAWHNCPTAWRDQYTRCDHGHPTVILEAVASQDLWIYHSFFGHPGSLNDLNVLYQSAIFTDVVNGTGPDTRFTVSGVEYRRGYYLADGIYPSWSTIVKTIPYPEDEKRKKFAKRQEAARKDIERAFGVLQKKWAVLQQPARAFIPKRLRLCMYASILLHNMIIENEGRAICEYDENASIGNTVPVDPPQQDLNSFSLTNDFTHANLQQDLVEHIWNNVNIGDGDGDGDEDE, from the exons ATGCCATCTAATTCTTGGTGGCCCTCGTCTTCGGATGACGAAGAGGATATGTTTTTCGCAAACGCTGTGCTACAGGCGGGGCAGATTCTTAttgaagaggaagaggaagaggaagaggaagacgtCTCGTCTAAAAACGTTATTACCAGACGAATACGGATTAACATAGACCGCCAAG GAGCGCACGAGAAATTGGTGAACGATTATTTTTCGGATGAACCACTTTACAATGACGAGATTTTCAGACGCAGGTTCCGAATGAGTCGCCGGTTATTCACACGGATTGCTAATGATTTGGCGGGGCTAGACCCGTTTTTCACGCAACGACCTGATGCTCGAAATTATGAAGGGTTCACCACGTTACAAAAGTGTACTacggccattcgccaactggcGTACGGGACAGTGGCTGACGCTTTGGACGAGTATTTACAAATGTCGGCAAGAACTACGCGGGAATGCTTGTATCGGTTTTGCTATAATGTGGTGAAACTGTATAGCAAAAAATATTTGCGTAAACCAAACTCGTATGATGTTCAGCAGTTGTACCAAGCTCATGAAGCACGGCACGGGTTTCCAGGAATGCTTGGTAGTATTGATTGTATGCATTGGGCGTGGCATAACTGTCCGACTGCGTGGCGCGACCAATATACGCGATGTGATCACGGCCATCCAACCGTGATACTTGAAGCCGTGGCATCACAAGATTTGTGGATATACCATTCTTTCTTTGGTCACCCTGGTTCACTCAACGACCTCAACGTGTTATACCAATCGGCGATCTTTACTGATGTCGTTAATGGAACCGGTCCGGACACCCGTTTTACAGTTTCTGGGGTTGAGTATAGACGTGGGTATTATCTTGCTGATGGGATATATCCGTCTTGGTCTACAATTGTAAAGACTATTCCATATCCCGAGGacgaaaaaaggaaaaaattcgCCAAGCGTCAAGAAGCTGCAAGAAAAGACATCGAACGTGCTTTTGGTGTCTTACAAAAAAAATGGGCCGTCCTTCAACAACCGGCACGTGCGTTCATACCGAAGAGGTTGCGGCTTTGTATGTACGCTTCCATTTTGCTCCATAACATGATTATTGAAAACGAAGGTCGGGCGATTTGTGAGTATGATGAGAATGCATCTATCGGGAATACTGTCCCAGTAGATCCGCCACaacaggatttaaactcgttcTCGCTAACCAACGACTTCACGCATGCAAACCTTCAACAGGATTTGGTAGAACATATTTGGAACAACGTTAACATCGGGGACGGTGACGGAGACGGAGACGAAGacgagtag